From a region of the Mycobacteroides saopaulense genome:
- a CDS encoding glycosyltransferase family 4 protein — translation MRIGMVCPYSFDVPGGVQSHVVQLAEVMRDRGHHVSLLAPSSSDLELPDFVVSGGKAVPIPYNGSVARLRFGPATYAKTRRWLVEGDFDVLHLHEPNAPSLSMLALMVAEGPIVATFHTSTTKSLTLSVFQAVLRPWHEKIVGRIAVSELARRWQMEALGSDAVEIPNGVDVRSFSGAPMLEGYPRAGKTVLFLGRYDEPRKGMDVLMGALPKIAASFGDVEILIVGRGDEAELRTQAGPLAKHLRFLGQVDDATKASAMRSADVYCAPNIGGESFGIVLVEAMAAGTAVVASSLDAFRRVLLDGKAGRLTPTGDSDALAAAIIEVLGDDEGRAQLVAAGTEAVQRYDWSVVAQQIMLVYETVTASGARVKVDSW, via the coding sequence ATGCGCATCGGGATGGTCTGCCCGTACTCCTTTGACGTACCGGGCGGCGTCCAATCCCATGTGGTGCAGCTGGCGGAAGTCATGCGTGACCGTGGCCACCACGTCAGTCTGCTCGCGCCGTCGTCGTCGGATCTGGAGCTACCCGACTTCGTGGTCTCGGGCGGCAAGGCCGTTCCGATTCCGTACAACGGCTCGGTGGCGCGGCTACGATTCGGCCCGGCCACCTATGCCAAGACCCGGCGCTGGCTGGTCGAAGGGGACTTCGACGTGCTGCATCTGCATGAGCCGAACGCGCCGAGCCTTTCGATGTTGGCGCTCATGGTGGCGGAGGGGCCGATCGTCGCCACTTTCCACACGTCGACCACGAAATCGTTGACACTCAGTGTTTTTCAGGCCGTATTGCGGCCCTGGCACGAGAAGATCGTCGGCAGGATCGCCGTCTCGGAGCTGGCCCGGCGCTGGCAGATGGAAGCGCTCGGATCCGACGCGGTCGAAATTCCCAACGGTGTCGACGTCCGGTCTTTCTCCGGTGCGCCCATGCTGGAGGGGTACCCCCGTGCGGGCAAGACCGTGCTGTTCCTGGGGCGCTATGACGAGCCGCGCAAGGGCATGGATGTGCTGATGGGTGCGCTGCCGAAGATCGCGGCCAGTTTCGGCGATGTGGAGATCCTGATCGTGGGCCGCGGGGACGAGGCCGAGTTACGTACGCAGGCAGGTCCGTTGGCCAAGCACCTGCGGTTCCTTGGCCAGGTGGACGACGCCACCAAGGCCTCGGCCATGCGCAGCGCCGATGTGTACTGCGCACCCAACATCGGTGGCGAGAGCTTTGGCATCGTCTTGGTGGAGGCCATGGCCGCCGGAACGGCGGTGGTCGCCAGCTCGCTGGATGCTTTCCGGCGGGTGCTGTTGGACGGCAAGGCCGGCCGGTTGACGCCGACGGGCGACTCGGATGCGTTGGCGGCGGCCATCATCGAGGTGCTCGGTGACGACGAAGGCCGGGCACAGCTGGTGGCGGCGGGCACCGAAGCGGTGCAACGCTACGACTGGTCGGTGGTCGCGCAACAGATCATGCTCGTCTACGAAACGGTCACCGCCTCCGGAGCGCGCGTCAAGGTCGACAGTTGGTGA
- a CDS encoding DUF1990 family protein, producing MDIERLSQLPFTYPEIGATAGELPAEYHHVRESRQIGTGRARFEEAAASLMRFGIQRGIGLRVLTSAPAAAEGVNVATRLWPFWALCRVVYLVDEPNRRGFAYGTLQGHPETGEEAFIVRFDPANDVVSVEITAFSKPSFWWVRVGNLVVKQLQRAVTQRYLRAL from the coding sequence GTGGATATTGAACGACTGAGCCAGCTCCCGTTCACCTACCCCGAGATCGGCGCGACGGCCGGTGAACTGCCCGCCGAATACCACCACGTGCGGGAATCTCGGCAGATCGGAACGGGTAGGGCACGGTTCGAGGAGGCCGCCGCCAGTCTCATGCGGTTCGGCATCCAGCGCGGGATCGGGCTGCGGGTGCTGACGTCGGCGCCCGCTGCTGCCGAAGGCGTGAACGTGGCGACACGGCTCTGGCCGTTCTGGGCCTTGTGCCGCGTGGTGTATCTGGTCGACGAGCCGAATCGGCGCGGTTTCGCGTACGGCACCTTGCAGGGGCATCCCGAGACCGGTGAAGAAGCGTTCATCGTGCGCTTCGATCCAGCTAATGATGTTGTTTCCGTGGAGATTACGGCCTTCTCGAAACCCTCGTTCTGGTGGGTCCGCGTGGGCAACTTGGTCGTGAAGCAACTGCAGCGGGCAGTAACTCAGCGGTACCTGCGCGCACTCTGA
- a CDS encoding GlxA family transcriptional regulator, producing the protein MHSVSSGRSGEPHSVVVLALPETVGFDLATAVEVFRRVYLPDGTRPYRVRVCGTEPIVSAGPFGIATDLGLEALSDADTIVVPARNDPTAPTPDGVIAALQAAYRRGARIASICAGAFTLAEAGILDGKRATTHWLAADLFREMFPTVHLDADVLYVDEGHVLTSAGAAAGLDLCLHIVARDHGAAVASEAARVAVAPLHRDGGQAQYVIRNRQRAEAGLGEILAWIEHNAHRELSLDDLAARASTSVRSLNRRFRAETGQTPMQWLTGVRVRHAQQLLERSGEPVEWIGREVGFGSPANFREQFRRLTGVSPLAYRNTFRAQSA; encoded by the coding sequence ATGCACTCCGTGTCATCGGGTCGTTCGGGCGAGCCTCACTCCGTGGTGGTGCTTGCGCTCCCCGAAACCGTCGGGTTCGACCTGGCCACCGCGGTCGAAGTGTTCCGTCGCGTCTATCTGCCCGACGGCACTCGGCCCTACCGCGTGCGGGTGTGCGGAACCGAGCCGATCGTCTCCGCGGGGCCGTTCGGCATCGCGACAGATCTTGGGCTCGAAGCGCTTTCGGACGCCGACACCATTGTGGTTCCGGCGCGCAATGATCCGACCGCACCCACGCCCGACGGCGTCATCGCGGCACTGCAGGCCGCCTACCGGCGCGGCGCGCGCATCGCCTCCATATGTGCGGGAGCCTTCACGCTCGCGGAAGCCGGGATTTTGGACGGCAAGCGGGCCACCACGCATTGGTTGGCCGCCGACCTGTTCCGGGAGATGTTCCCCACGGTGCATCTGGACGCCGACGTGCTGTATGTGGACGAGGGGCACGTGCTGACTTCCGCGGGCGCCGCGGCGGGGCTGGACCTGTGTCTGCACATCGTCGCGCGCGATCACGGCGCGGCGGTGGCTTCGGAGGCGGCGCGGGTGGCGGTGGCGCCACTGCACCGTGACGGCGGCCAGGCGCAGTACGTCATCCGGAACCGTCAGCGCGCCGAGGCCGGTCTCGGCGAGATCCTGGCGTGGATCGAGCACAACGCCCACCGGGAACTGTCCCTGGACGACCTCGCGGCTCGGGCGTCCACCAGTGTGCGCAGCCTCAACCGGCGGTTTCGTGCGGAAACGGGGCAGACGCCCATGCAGTGGCTGACCGGGGTGCGGGTTCGTCACGCCCAGCAGCTGCTGGAACGTTCCGGGGAACCGGTGGAGTGGATCGGCCGCGAGGTGGGGTTCGGTTCACCTGCGAATTTCCGGGAGCAGTTCCGCCGACTCACCGGGGTCTCGCCGCTGGCATATCGGAACACATTCCGCGCGCAGTCGGCCTAA
- the thrS gene encoding threonine--tRNA ligase, which yields MTAPNPSSLVAPIRVPAGTTAGTAVREAGLPGKGDDAIVVVRVGGALKDLSWTPDADTEVEPVAANTEDGRSVIRHSAAHVLAQAVQDLFPQAKLGIGPPITDGFYYDFGIDHAFTPEDLTALEKKMKQIIKEGQRFSRRVYESVEEAQAELANEPFKLELVAGDSDKSPILDPEVMEVGGDELSAYDNLNPRTGEREWFDLCRGPHIPTTKHIPAFRLTRSSAAYWRGNQANASMQRVYGTAWESQEALDKHLELLEEAQRRDHRKLGVELDLFSFPDEIGSGLPVFHPKGGIVRKELEDYSRAKHTAAGYEFVNTPHITKENLYQTSGHLDWYSDGMFPPMHIDAELNEDGTVRKPGQNYYLKPMNCPMHHLIYRARGRSYRELPLRLFEFGSVYRYEKSGVVHGLTRVRGMTQDDAHIYTTREQMHEELTSLLRFVLDLLSDYGLDDFYLELSTKDETKFVGSDEVWEESTRTLEQVARDSGLQLVPDPGGAAFYGPKISVQAKDALGRSWQMSTIQLDFNMPERFELEYTAADGTRQRPVLIHRALFGSIERFFGVLTEHYAGAFPAWLSPVQAVGIPIADAHASYLNDIVSQLKSQGIRAEVDTSDDRMNKKIVNHTNQRVPFLLLAGDRDVEAGAVSFRFRDRTQVNGVPRDEAVAAILDWVNRRENVSPTAELMKLGTRD from the coding sequence ATGACTGCGCCCAACCCGTCTTCCCTTGTGGCCCCAATCCGGGTGCCGGCCGGGACGACGGCAGGGACCGCGGTACGCGAGGCCGGCCTGCCGGGCAAGGGAGACGACGCCATCGTCGTCGTGCGGGTGGGCGGCGCGCTGAAGGATCTGTCCTGGACTCCGGACGCCGACACCGAGGTGGAGCCGGTTGCGGCCAACACCGAGGACGGCCGCAGTGTCATCCGGCACTCCGCCGCGCACGTCTTGGCGCAGGCCGTGCAGGACCTCTTCCCGCAGGCCAAGCTCGGCATCGGACCGCCGATCACCGATGGCTTCTACTACGACTTCGGGATCGATCACGCCTTCACTCCCGAGGATCTGACCGCCCTCGAGAAGAAGATGAAGCAGATCATCAAAGAGGGGCAACGCTTTTCGCGCCGAGTGTACGAATCGGTGGAAGAGGCTCAGGCCGAGCTGGCGAACGAGCCGTTCAAGCTGGAGCTCGTTGCTGGAGACTCAGACAAGTCTCCGATCCTCGATCCAGAGGTCATGGAGGTCGGCGGCGACGAGCTGTCCGCCTACGACAACCTGAATCCTCGTACCGGCGAACGGGAATGGTTCGACCTGTGCCGGGGCCCGCACATCCCGACCACCAAGCACATTCCGGCGTTCCGACTCACCCGCAGCTCGGCGGCCTACTGGCGCGGCAACCAGGCCAACGCCAGCATGCAGCGCGTCTACGGCACCGCCTGGGAGTCGCAGGAGGCCCTCGACAAGCACCTCGAACTGCTGGAAGAGGCGCAGCGACGCGACCACCGCAAGCTCGGCGTGGAGCTCGACCTGTTCAGTTTTCCCGACGAAATCGGTTCCGGCTTACCGGTTTTCCACCCGAAGGGCGGAATCGTCCGCAAGGAGTTGGAGGACTACTCGCGCGCCAAGCACACTGCCGCGGGGTATGAGTTCGTCAACACCCCGCACATCACCAAGGAGAACCTGTACCAAACCTCCGGGCACCTGGACTGGTACTCCGACGGGATGTTCCCCCCGATGCACATCGACGCCGAGCTCAACGAGGACGGCACCGTGCGCAAGCCGGGGCAGAACTACTACCTCAAGCCCATGAACTGCCCGATGCATCACCTGATCTATCGGGCCCGGGGCCGTTCGTACCGTGAATTGCCTCTGCGGCTGTTCGAATTCGGCTCGGTGTACCGCTACGAGAAGTCCGGTGTGGTGCACGGCCTGACCCGCGTGCGCGGCATGACCCAGGACGATGCGCACATCTACACCACCCGTGAGCAGATGCACGAGGAGCTGACCTCCCTGCTGAGGTTCGTGCTCGACCTGCTGTCCGACTACGGGCTCGACGATTTCTACCTGGAACTCTCCACCAAGGACGAGACGAAATTCGTTGGATCCGACGAGGTGTGGGAGGAGTCCACCAGGACCTTGGAGCAGGTGGCGCGCGACTCCGGCCTGCAGCTCGTGCCCGATCCGGGTGGCGCGGCGTTCTACGGCCCCAAGATCTCGGTGCAGGCCAAGGACGCCCTGGGCCGTTCCTGGCAGATGTCGACCATTCAGCTCGACTTCAACATGCCGGAACGATTCGAGCTGGAGTACACGGCCGCCGACGGAACCCGTCAGCGGCCGGTGCTCATCCACCGCGCGCTGTTCGGGTCCATCGAGAGGTTCTTCGGTGTGCTCACCGAGCACTATGCGGGTGCCTTCCCGGCCTGGCTGTCGCCGGTGCAGGCGGTGGGCATCCCGATCGCGGATGCGCACGCCTCGTACCTGAACGACATTGTCTCCCAGCTCAAATCGCAGGGTATCCGCGCCGAGGTCGACACCAGCGACGACCGCATGAACAAGAAGATCGTCAACCACACCAACCAGCGGGTGCCGTTCCTGCTGCTGGCCGGAGATCGCGACGTGGAGGCCGGTGCGGTGAGCTTCCGGTTCCGTGATCGCACCCAGGTGAACGGTGTGCCTCGCGACGAGGCCGTCGCCGCCATCCTCGACTGGGTGAACCGCCGCGAAAACGTATCGCCGACGGCTGAACTCATGAAGTTGGGGACCCGTGACTAG
- the pgsA gene encoding phosphatidylinositol phosphate synthase has protein sequence MSSLLSRETFAKITNPLANALLRAGFTPDTVTIFGTAASVVAALTLFPIGHLFWGGMAVWLFAMFDMLDGAMARARGGGTRFGAVLDATCDRVADGAVFAGLLWWAAFGWGSPSLVVATLICMITSQVISYVKARAEASGLRADGGLIERPERLIIVLAGAIFSGGFGVQWPLHTAMWVLAIASLVTVAQRMHAVRISPGALDLLPNSDAGQDTAETNQS, from the coding sequence ATGAGCAGCCTCCTGTCGCGGGAGACATTCGCGAAGATCACCAACCCCTTGGCCAATGCCTTGCTGCGCGCCGGCTTCACCCCCGACACGGTCACAATCTTCGGCACCGCGGCTTCGGTCGTCGCGGCGCTGACGCTGTTCCCCATCGGCCACCTGTTCTGGGGCGGCATGGCGGTGTGGCTGTTCGCGATGTTCGACATGCTCGACGGCGCCATGGCCCGGGCTCGTGGCGGAGGAACCCGGTTCGGTGCGGTGCTGGATGCGACCTGTGACCGGGTGGCCGATGGTGCGGTGTTCGCCGGACTGCTGTGGTGGGCCGCATTCGGATGGGGATCACCCTCTTTGGTTGTCGCCACACTGATCTGCATGATCACCTCCCAGGTGATCTCCTACGTGAAGGCACGCGCCGAGGCATCCGGACTGCGCGCCGACGGTGGGTTGATCGAGCGGCCCGAGCGGCTCATCATCGTGCTTGCCGGAGCGATCTTCAGCGGCGGATTCGGGGTGCAGTGGCCCTTGCACACCGCGATGTGGGTGCTGGCCATCGCGAGCCTGGTGACGGTGGCGCAGCGCATGCACGCCGTCCGCATCTCTCCGGGAGCCCTTGACCTGCTGCCCAATTCCGATGCGGGACAAGACACCGCGGAGACGAATCAGTCATGA
- a CDS encoding PPOX class F420-dependent oxidoreductase yields the protein MELNDAARALIGAGADATLVTINPDGSPQVSVVWVALQSTPEGDELVAAHLSGNYKKLRNIRRDSHVAVTILAPSQPGQQREYLAVTGSARVVEGGAPELLSQLAVALLGSDEHFPPPNSPDGYLTRIRIESVGGHGPWV from the coding sequence ATGGAACTCAATGACGCCGCCCGCGCACTCATCGGCGCGGGTGCCGATGCCACGCTGGTGACCATCAACCCTGACGGCAGCCCGCAGGTATCCGTGGTGTGGGTTGCCCTGCAATCCACACCAGAAGGCGACGAGCTGGTGGCCGCGCATCTGTCGGGCAACTACAAGAAGCTGCGCAACATCCGACGCGATTCCCACGTCGCCGTGACCATCCTTGCTCCCAGCCAGCCCGGGCAGCAGCGTGAATATCTGGCCGTCACCGGTTCGGCACGCGTGGTCGAGGGCGGCGCACCGGAGCTGCTCAGCCAGCTCGCCGTCGCGCTGCTGGGCTCGGACGAACACTTCCCGCCACCCAACTCCCCGGACGGCTACCTGACTCGAATCCGCATCGAATCGGTGGGTGGCCACGGCCCCTGGGTCTGA
- a CDS encoding NUDIX hydrolase, producing MTFSALTVVVIAIIATLVALGLLWAYLVANRLDRLHVRSDLSWQALDAALARRAVVARAVGDALKDEQLIRLAAKAERAERDRREYAENQLASALSTVDAEALRPALVAELADAETRVLIARRFHNDAVRDTLALRVRRPVRWLRLGGTAPMPTYFEIIDRQGVGTEDPALPNFRTSARIILLDEDGRVLLLRGFDPAAPSPAVHWWFTVGGQTLPGEKLADGAVRELVEETGLTVPSGRLVGPLWRRVAVFDFNGTTIRSEELFFVHRTKRFEPATDGRTNLEQRYITGHRWCDAEEIAALTASGEQVYPNQLGELLAEAACAVDAVATGARREPVQIG from the coding sequence GTGACGTTCTCGGCGTTGACGGTCGTCGTCATCGCCATCATCGCCACATTGGTCGCACTCGGCCTGCTCTGGGCCTACCTGGTGGCCAACCGTCTGGACCGGCTGCACGTGCGCAGTGACCTGTCCTGGCAGGCGCTGGATGCGGCGCTGGCTCGTCGCGCCGTCGTCGCACGTGCGGTCGGGGACGCACTCAAGGACGAGCAGCTGATCAGGCTGGCGGCGAAAGCCGAACGTGCCGAACGTGACCGGCGCGAGTACGCGGAGAACCAGCTGGCCTCGGCGTTGTCGACGGTCGACGCCGAGGCGCTGCGTCCGGCGCTGGTAGCCGAGTTGGCCGATGCCGAGACGCGGGTGCTCATCGCCCGGCGCTTTCACAACGACGCCGTGCGCGACACCCTCGCGCTTCGCGTGCGCCGCCCGGTGCGGTGGCTGCGGCTAGGTGGAACAGCGCCGATGCCAACGTATTTCGAGATCATAGATCGTCAGGGTGTGGGCACCGAGGATCCGGCGCTGCCCAATTTCCGCACCTCGGCGCGCATCATCCTGCTGGACGAGGACGGACGGGTGCTGCTGCTACGCGGCTTCGACCCGGCGGCCCCCAGCCCGGCGGTGCACTGGTGGTTCACCGTCGGCGGTCAAACGCTGCCGGGGGAGAAGCTGGCCGATGGCGCGGTGCGCGAGCTGGTCGAGGAAACCGGTTTGACCGTCCCCTCAGGGCGCCTGGTGGGCCCGCTCTGGCGTCGCGTCGCCGTCTTCGACTTCAACGGCACCACCATCCGCTCCGAGGAACTGTTCTTCGTGCACCGCACCAAGCGGTTCGAACCCGCCACCGATGGTCGTACCAATCTGGAGCAGCGCTACATCACCGGACATCGCTGGTGTGATGCCGAAGAGATCGCTGCGCTGACGGCTTCGGGGGAGCAGGTCTATCCGAATCAGCTGGGAGAGCTGCTCGCGGAGGCCGCCTGTGCAGTGGATGCGGTGGCCACCGGTGCACGGCGCGAGCCAGTCCAGATCGGGTGA
- a CDS encoding TIGR02611 family protein, which translates to MNRATRRWARWRDGVRDKPALDLLYRMMVAVIGLVVLGAGIIAIPYPGPGWAIVFLGLAILASEFSWARKLLRAVRDRYDRFMAWFSPQPQWLRGIGVLFTAALVVATLWVLGALGWIAALLGIQTPWLKSPLGIGG; encoded by the coding sequence GTGAACCGGGCCACGCGTCGGTGGGCTCGATGGCGCGACGGGGTGCGGGACAAGCCTGCGCTGGACCTGCTCTACCGCATGATGGTCGCGGTCATCGGCCTGGTGGTGCTGGGTGCGGGCATCATCGCCATTCCGTACCCGGGGCCCGGCTGGGCGATCGTGTTTCTTGGCCTGGCGATCCTTGCCTCCGAGTTCTCCTGGGCAAGAAAGCTTCTCCGTGCGGTCAGGGACCGCTACGACCGATTCATGGCCTGGTTCTCCCCGCAACCCCAGTGGTTGCGGGGGATCGGGGTGCTCTTCACCGCTGCGCTGGTGGTGGCAACGCTCTGGGTACTGGGAGCCCTCGGCTGGATCGCCGCATTGCTCGGGATCCAGACGCCCTGGCTCAAGAGTCCGCTAGGAATTGGCGGCTGA
- a CDS encoding PaaI family thioesterase, with product MTTEEAVTAHEGGGFNPPDPTLKGGPDYGRFIDALRTLQDRARAALPPDEVVTELANQLDAMNELLAPYEVSEWDSPSGRRTDLPLRGNILLVPMTIDSFDNGVLAGTATFGRYHLGRNGAVHGGCLGLLFDTIFGTGSMLLTDLRKLRTAYLNINYRKITPIEKELQYDCTLQRVEGRKVFLTSRLLDGDDVLAEADALFVKLNPGQP from the coding sequence ATGACCACAGAGGAAGCAGTTACTGCGCACGAGGGCGGCGGGTTCAACCCTCCCGATCCCACCCTCAAGGGCGGCCCCGACTATGGCCGCTTCATCGACGCGCTGCGCACCCTGCAGGACCGCGCTCGCGCCGCATTGCCTCCCGACGAGGTGGTCACCGAGCTGGCCAACCAGCTCGATGCCATGAATGAGCTGTTGGCTCCCTATGAGGTCTCCGAATGGGACTCGCCCTCGGGCCGGCGCACCGATCTGCCGTTGCGCGGAAACATCTTGCTGGTCCCGATGACCATCGACAGCTTCGACAATGGGGTTCTGGCGGGTACGGCCACATTCGGCCGCTACCACCTGGGGCGCAACGGGGCGGTGCACGGCGGATGCCTCGGGCTGCTCTTCGACACCATTTTCGGCACCGGATCCATGCTGCTGACCGATCTGCGCAAGCTGCGCACTGCGTACCTGAACATCAACTACCGCAAGATCACCCCCATCGAGAAGGAGCTGCAGTACGACTGCACCCTGCAGCGGGTGGAGGGCCGCAAGGTGTTCCTGACCAGCAGATTGCTCGACGGCGACGACGTGCTCGCCGAGGCCGACGCGCTGTTCGTGAAACTCAACCCCGGCCAGCCGTGA
- a CDS encoding HIT family protein: protein MTSEDSTIIDRGVGDPDHLQRLWSPHRMSYIAEAVKAPSADSAPFTEIPEMADEDGLVVARGDHVYAVLNLYPYNPGHLMVVPYRQVAELEDLTEDESRELMAFTQKAIRVIKKVSRPHGFNVGLNLGTAAGGSLAEHLHQHVVPRWGGDANFITIIGDSKVLPQLLRDTRQLLATAWEQLP, encoded by the coding sequence GTGACTAGCGAGGACTCGACCATCATCGACCGGGGCGTGGGTGACCCCGATCATCTGCAGCGGCTGTGGAGTCCGCACCGGATGTCCTACATCGCCGAAGCGGTGAAGGCGCCCAGCGCGGATTCGGCGCCGTTCACCGAGATCCCGGAGATGGCCGACGAAGACGGACTGGTGGTCGCGCGTGGCGACCATGTGTATGCCGTTCTCAACCTCTACCCGTACAACCCGGGCCATCTCATGGTGGTGCCGTACCGGCAGGTGGCCGAGCTCGAAGACCTCACCGAGGATGAGAGCCGAGAGCTGATGGCCTTCACCCAGAAGGCGATTCGGGTGATCAAGAAGGTGTCGCGCCCGCACGGCTTCAATGTGGGTCTCAACCTGGGTACCGCGGCGGGCGGATCGCTGGCCGAGCACCTGCATCAGCACGTGGTGCCGCGCTGGGGCGGCGACGCCAACTTCATCACCATCATCGGCGATTCCAAGGTGCTTCCGCAGCTGCTGCGCGACACCCGGCAGCTGCTTGCCACGGCCTGGGAGCAGTTGCCATGA
- a CDS encoding DJ-1/PfpI family protein gives MQIAILAYPGMTALDAIGPYEMLRGIPDAQLRFVWREPGPIVTDSGVLTLGATHSFDETPAPNVVLVGGSIPATMSTATDESVLRWLRNAHRTSTWTASVCSGSLILGAAGILRGKDATCHWAGQRVLATFGANPQRDKRIVRDGKVITAAGVSAGLDLGLWLVGQIAGRPRAEATQLCIEYDPQPPFDTGHMSKASTRNKADAVRMMKSMISAREAGAEFAAGSKVLWTSVIDRVRRTSAANS, from the coding sequence ATGCAGATAGCGATCCTGGCCTACCCGGGCATGACGGCACTCGACGCGATTGGACCGTACGAAATGCTCCGGGGAATCCCCGACGCACAACTTCGGTTCGTCTGGCGCGAGCCGGGCCCGATAGTGACCGACAGCGGCGTGCTGACGCTCGGTGCGACCCACTCATTCGACGAGACCCCGGCACCTAACGTCGTCCTTGTCGGCGGCTCGATACCCGCCACCATGAGCACGGCCACCGACGAGAGCGTCCTGCGCTGGCTGCGGAACGCACATCGGACCTCGACGTGGACCGCGTCCGTCTGTAGCGGGTCGCTCATTCTCGGCGCCGCCGGAATCCTGCGCGGCAAGGACGCCACCTGCCACTGGGCCGGACAGCGAGTGCTCGCGACCTTCGGAGCGAATCCACAGCGGGACAAGAGGATCGTCCGCGACGGCAAGGTGATCACCGCGGCCGGCGTATCGGCCGGGCTCGACCTCGGGCTCTGGCTCGTCGGCCAGATCGCCGGTCGGCCGCGCGCCGAGGCCACGCAACTGTGCATCGAATACGACCCGCAGCCACCATTCGATACCGGCCACATGAGCAAGGCTTCCACCCGCAACAAGGCGGATGCCGTGCGGATGATGAAGAGCATGATCTCTGCGCGCGAGGCCGGTGCGGAATTCGCCGCCGGTTCAAAAGTGTTGTGGACGAGCGTTATCGACCGCGTACGGCGAACGTCAGCCGCCAATTCCTAG
- a CDS encoding phosphatidylinositol mannoside acyltransferase produces the protein MSVWGERAADWGYAAGWNVTQMTPDPIARAIFDVGAMVGARKGGPEQLRKNLARVLGVHPREVPDRLMIDSMRSYARYWREAFRLPSQNMERLAARLDSSLFGRRNLDASQAEGRGTIIALPHSGNWDMAGVWLAQTYGTFTTVAERLKPESLYRRFLDYRETLGFEVLASSGDSTGPYETLAARLRENRVVCLMADRDLSRSGVPVDFFGAEARMPAGPARLAVDTGARLLPAHCWFEAHGGWGVRIQAPIDTSAGDVAQATQALANEFAANIAERPADWHMLQPLWLDDLSEERRTKLRTHPSQPAPAQEPESTRESDPVGGQA, from the coding sequence ATGAGTGTATGGGGCGAACGCGCTGCGGACTGGGGGTATGCCGCCGGTTGGAACGTAACGCAGATGACGCCGGATCCGATTGCTCGCGCCATATTCGACGTCGGCGCGATGGTCGGCGCCCGCAAGGGCGGACCCGAGCAGCTGCGCAAGAATCTCGCCCGTGTGCTCGGTGTGCACCCCCGTGAGGTGCCCGACCGGCTGATGATCGACTCCATGCGCTCCTACGCCCGGTACTGGCGTGAGGCGTTCCGGCTGCCCTCGCAGAACATGGAGCGCCTTGCCGCCCGGCTGGACAGCAGCCTGTTCGGGCGACGCAATCTCGACGCGTCGCAGGCCGAAGGCCGCGGAACGATTATCGCCTTGCCGCACAGCGGAAACTGGGACATGGCGGGGGTATGGCTGGCGCAGACCTACGGCACCTTCACCACCGTCGCCGAGCGGCTGAAGCCTGAGTCGCTGTATCGGCGCTTCCTGGACTACCGGGAGACGCTCGGCTTCGAGGTGCTCGCGTCCAGTGGTGACTCCACGGGTCCCTACGAGACGCTGGCCGCGCGGCTCAGGGAAAACCGCGTCGTCTGCCTGATGGCCGATCGTGACCTCAGCCGCAGCGGCGTTCCCGTCGACTTTTTCGGTGCCGAGGCCCGAATGCCCGCCGGGCCTGCACGTTTGGCCGTCGATACCGGCGCGCGCCTGCTGCCGGCGCACTGCTGGTTCGAGGCGCACGGTGGATGGGGAGTCCGCATCCAGGCGCCCATCGACACATCGGCGGGCGATGTCGCCCAGGCCACGCAGGCGCTGGCCAACGAGTTCGCGGCCAATATCGCGGAGCGTCCGGCGGACTGGCACATGCTGCAGCCGTTGTGGCTCGACGATTTGTCCGAGGAGCGCCGCACCAAGCTGCGGACGCATCCGTCGCAGCCTGCCCCCGCACAGGAGCCCGAGTCCACCCGGGAGTCGGACCCCGTTGGTGGGCAGGCGTAA